From one Leifsonia soli genomic stretch:
- a CDS encoding LCP family protein has translation MIAQTAHSHYRRNRRPSTAPHRRSRVSIVLTTLLAIATVVAGSVVGGGLFYAGSVASTFNSAVTHIPRAFPEAASRPTPVSTGAMNILLIGSDSRGDPTTVGQATTSNQRSDTMMLVHIDADRKDVYIMSIMRDLWVPIPGKGTAKINAALAWGGTPLAIQTVEQLLGTHIDHVAIIDFQGLEGMTDALGGVDVDSPVGFTSSKKPHYTFVRGLNHLDGAQALAFARERYAFPTADYQRVANQQALLQAIVHKLLSSGTLTDPAAVTSFAGAVGRYLKVDAQFDLPTMIGLAASMRLSGASSIHAFTMPTAGTGTSPDGQSIVRVDEGSLPALRSALADDALGTFTSVH, from the coding sequence ATGATCGCGCAGACCGCACACTCGCACTACCGCCGGAACCGCCGCCCGTCCACGGCTCCGCACCGCCGCTCCCGGGTCTCCATCGTGCTGACCACGCTCCTCGCCATCGCCACCGTCGTGGCGGGCAGCGTGGTCGGCGGAGGCCTCTTCTACGCCGGAAGCGTCGCGTCGACCTTCAACTCGGCCGTGACCCACATCCCGCGCGCCTTCCCGGAGGCCGCCTCTCGGCCGACCCCCGTCTCCACCGGCGCCATGAACATCCTGCTCATCGGGTCGGACTCGCGGGGCGACCCGACCACGGTCGGGCAGGCCACCACGTCCAACCAGCGCTCCGACACGATGATGCTCGTGCACATCGACGCCGACCGCAAAGACGTCTACATCATGTCGATCATGCGCGACCTGTGGGTCCCGATCCCGGGGAAGGGCACGGCGAAGATCAACGCGGCACTCGCCTGGGGAGGGACGCCGCTGGCGATCCAGACCGTCGAGCAGCTCCTCGGAACGCACATCGACCACGTCGCGATCATCGACTTCCAGGGGCTCGAAGGGATGACCGACGCCCTCGGCGGTGTGGATGTGGACAGCCCGGTCGGCTTCACCTCGTCGAAGAAGCCGCACTACACCTTCGTCAGGGGCCTCAACCACCTCGACGGAGCGCAGGCCCTGGCCTTCGCGCGGGAGCGCTACGCCTTCCCGACCGCCGACTACCAGCGGGTGGCGAACCAGCAGGCCCTGCTGCAGGCCATCGTCCACAAGCTCCTCAGCAGCGGCACGCTGACCGACCCGGCCGCCGTCACGTCCTTCGCCGGCGCGGTGGGCCGGTACCTCAAGGTCGACGCCCAGTTCGACCTCCCGACGATGATCGGGCTGGCGGCGAGCATGCGCCTCTCCGGCGCCTCCAGTATCCACGCCTTCACGATGCCGACGGCCGGAACCGGGACCTCGCCCGACGGTCAGTCGATCGTCAGGGTGGACGAGGGCTCGCTTCCGGCTCTGCGGTCCGCGCTCGCCGACGATGCGCTCGGGACCTTCACGTCGGTGCACTGA
- a CDS encoding aldo/keto reductase has translation MQYRKLGTTGLDVSPIAIGAMSYGEPDRGHPVWSKGEEEARPLIKHALEAGINFFDTANMYSNGSSEEILGRALRDFADRDEVVIATKVRHPMRQGPNGRGLSRKAILAEVDHSLQRLGTDYIDLYQIHRNDHSTPWEETLEALNDVVKAGKVRYLGASSMFAWEFAKALNLQKQHGWARFVSMQDHYNLLAREEEREMIPLCLDEGVGTIIWSPLGRGRLARAWDDARATARSETDGAYADLLYSPAEEESNRAIVNAVGEVAAAHGVSRAAIALAWLRRQPVVTAPLVGAGSIEQIDDAIASLEVELTDDEVTALIAPYTPRYDFQGVSDEATMEAIRRRVPGMALS, from the coding sequence ATGCAGTATCGCAAGCTCGGGACGACCGGCCTCGACGTGTCGCCCATCGCCATCGGCGCCATGAGCTACGGCGAGCCCGATCGCGGGCATCCCGTCTGGTCGAAGGGCGAGGAGGAGGCCCGTCCCCTCATCAAGCACGCGCTGGAGGCGGGGATCAACTTCTTCGACACCGCCAACATGTACTCGAACGGCTCCAGTGAGGAGATCCTCGGTCGGGCACTGCGCGACTTCGCCGACCGCGACGAGGTCGTCATCGCCACCAAGGTGCGTCATCCGATGCGGCAGGGGCCGAACGGCCGCGGGCTGTCGCGCAAGGCGATCCTGGCCGAGGTGGACCACTCCCTGCAGCGACTCGGGACCGACTACATCGACCTCTACCAGATCCACCGCAACGATCACTCGACCCCGTGGGAGGAGACCCTCGAGGCGCTGAACGACGTCGTGAAGGCGGGCAAGGTGCGCTACCTCGGGGCGTCCTCGATGTTCGCGTGGGAGTTCGCGAAGGCCCTCAATCTGCAGAAGCAGCACGGCTGGGCGCGCTTCGTCTCGATGCAGGACCACTACAACCTGCTCGCCCGGGAAGAGGAGCGCGAGATGATCCCGCTCTGCCTCGATGAGGGCGTCGGCACCATCATCTGGAGCCCGCTCGGCCGCGGCCGCCTCGCCCGCGCGTGGGACGACGCACGGGCGACGGCGCGCTCGGAGACGGACGGCGCGTACGCCGACCTGCTGTACTCGCCGGCCGAGGAGGAGTCCAACCGCGCCATCGTGAACGCGGTCGGGGAGGTCGCCGCCGCGCACGGAGTGAGCCGGGCGGCGATCGCCCTGGCCTGGCTCCGCCGCCAGCCCGTGGTGACGGCCCCGCTCGTCGGCGCAGGTTCCATCGAGCAGATCGACGACGCCATCGCCTCGCTCGAGGTGGAGCTCACGGACGACGAGGTCACCGCCCTGATCGCCCCCTACACGCCGCGGTACGACTTCCAGGGCGTCTCGGATGAAGCGACCATGGAGGCCATCCGCCGACGCGTGCCCGGAATGGCGCTGTCCTGA
- a CDS encoding TetR/AcrR family transcriptional regulator: protein MPDAPRADAQRNRARILDVASTAFRENPDISLNQIGKLAGVGAGTLYRHFPTREALLLAVYATEIDALEAAVDGLLAEEAPLDAFRSWSRQLAELVRLKHGLGEALATPSAQAMIDATYAPVTRAIGRLLDAAVAHGDIGPGADPGDILLLLSALWRVPSGPGGLVQADRLLEMVVASLPAADGRG, encoded by the coding sequence ATGCCGGACGCCCCTAGAGCCGACGCCCAGCGCAATCGGGCGCGCATCCTCGACGTCGCGTCGACGGCGTTCCGGGAGAACCCCGACATCTCGCTCAACCAGATCGGCAAGCTCGCGGGCGTCGGCGCCGGCACCCTCTACCGGCACTTCCCCACCCGGGAGGCGCTGCTGCTCGCCGTCTACGCGACCGAGATCGACGCGCTGGAGGCTGCCGTGGACGGGCTGCTCGCGGAGGAGGCCCCGCTCGACGCGTTCCGCAGCTGGTCACGGCAGCTCGCCGAGCTGGTGCGCCTCAAGCACGGACTCGGGGAGGCACTGGCGACCCCGTCGGCGCAGGCGATGATCGACGCCACCTACGCGCCCGTGACGCGCGCCATCGGACGGCTGCTGGATGCCGCGGTCGCGCACGGCGACATCGGCCCGGGAGCGGACCCCGGCGACATCCTGCTGCTTCTCAGCGCGCTCTGGCGCGTCCCGTCCGGACCGGGCGGCCTCGTACAGGCCGACCGGCTGCTGGAGATGGTGGTCGCGTCGCTTCCCGCGGCCGACGGCCGGGGCTGA
- the araA gene encoding L-arabinose isomerase, whose amino-acid sequence MPKLTTSLDGYEVWFLTGSQHLYGPETLAQVADQSRAIADELGASPDVPVRIVWKPVLTDADAIRRIMLEANADDRVIGVIAWMHTFSPAKMWIAGLDALQKPLLHLHTQANVELPWADIDFDFMNLNQAAHGDREFGYILTRLGVPRTTVAGHVSNPVVSARVGTWMRAAAGRAATRALKLARFGDNMRFVAVTEGDKTEAEHVFGVQVNTWGVNDLADAVAAAPSDAVDALVAEYEELYDVAPELRRGGDRHQSLRDGAAIELGLRSFLEEGGFGAFTTSFEDLGALKQLPGLAVQRLMAEGYGFGAEGDWKTAVLVRAANVMGAGLPGGASLMEDYTYDLTPGDERILGAHMLEVSPSLSSATPTLEVHPLGIGGKDDPVRLVFTADPGPAVVVALSDVRDRFRLVANVVEVVEPSAPLPKLPVGRAVWKPQPDFTTSATAWLEAGAAHHTVMSTAVGVQVFEDFARMLRTELIVIDDTTTLRSVRRDLDANAAYYRLARGI is encoded by the coding sequence ATGCCGAAGCTCACCACCTCCCTCGACGGCTACGAGGTCTGGTTCCTCACCGGCAGCCAGCACCTGTACGGCCCGGAGACCCTCGCCCAGGTCGCCGACCAGTCCCGCGCCATCGCCGACGAGCTGGGCGCGTCGCCCGACGTCCCGGTGCGGATCGTGTGGAAGCCGGTCCTCACCGACGCCGACGCCATCCGCCGCATCATGCTCGAGGCGAACGCCGACGACCGCGTCATCGGCGTGATCGCGTGGATGCACACGTTCAGCCCCGCGAAGATGTGGATCGCCGGTCTCGACGCGCTGCAGAAGCCGCTGCTGCACCTCCACACGCAGGCCAACGTCGAGCTGCCGTGGGCCGACATCGACTTCGACTTCATGAACCTCAACCAGGCCGCGCACGGCGACCGTGAGTTCGGCTACATCCTCACGCGTCTCGGCGTCCCGCGCACCACGGTCGCGGGGCACGTCTCGAATCCGGTCGTCTCGGCCCGCGTGGGCACGTGGATGCGCGCGGCGGCCGGCCGCGCCGCGACCAGGGCGCTGAAGCTCGCCCGCTTCGGCGACAACATGCGCTTCGTCGCCGTCACGGAGGGCGACAAGACCGAGGCGGAGCACGTCTTCGGGGTGCAGGTGAACACGTGGGGCGTCAACGACCTCGCCGACGCGGTCGCCGCGGCACCGTCGGACGCCGTCGACGCCCTGGTGGCCGAGTACGAGGAGCTCTACGACGTCGCGCCCGAGCTGCGCCGCGGCGGCGACCGCCACCAGTCGCTCCGCGACGGTGCGGCCATCGAGCTGGGCCTGCGCTCCTTCCTGGAGGAGGGCGGCTTCGGCGCGTTCACCACCAGCTTCGAGGACCTGGGCGCACTGAAGCAGCTGCCCGGCCTCGCCGTCCAGCGGCTCATGGCCGAGGGCTACGGGTTCGGCGCGGAGGGCGACTGGAAGACGGCCGTCCTGGTCCGTGCGGCGAACGTGATGGGCGCCGGCCTGCCGGGCGGCGCCTCCCTCATGGAGGACTACACGTACGACCTGACGCCCGGCGACGAGCGCATCCTCGGCGCGCACATGCTCGAGGTCAGCCCGTCGCTCAGCTCGGCCACCCCGACGCTGGAGGTGCACCCGCTGGGCATCGGCGGCAAGGACGACCCGGTCCGGCTGGTCTTCACCGCCGACCCCGGCCCCGCGGTCGTCGTGGCGCTGTCGGATGTTCGCGACCGGTTCCGTCTGGTCGCGAACGTCGTCGAGGTCGTCGAGCCGTCCGCTCCTCTGCCCAAGCTGCCGGTCGGCCGCGCGGTGTGGAAGCCGCAGCCCGACTTCACGACGTCGGCGACCGCCTGGCTGGAGGCCGGGGCGGCGCACCACACGGTGATGAGCACCGCAGTCGGCGTCCAGGTCTTCGAGGACTTCGCGCGCATGCTCCGCACCGAGCTGATCGTCATCGACGACACGACGACGCTCCGTTCGGTCCGTCGCGACCTGGACGCGAACGCCGCCTACTACCGCCTCGCCCGAGGCATCTGA
- a CDS encoding L-ribulose-5-phosphate 4-epimerase has protein sequence MTDAQAPAPESPAVRAVRERVAALHAELVRYQLVVWTGGNISGRVPGEDLFVIKPSGVDYDDLAPENMILCTLDGEVVPGSLGSERSPSSDTAAHAFVYRAMPEVGGVVHTHSTYATAWAARAEPIPCAITAMADEFGGDIPVGPFAIIGDDSIGRGIVQTLSGHRSRAVLMQNHGVFTIGSDARDAVKAAVMAEDVARTMHIARQGGDIVPIPQEAIDSLFDRYQNVYGQNPEGSIH, from the coding sequence GTGACCGATGCCCAGGCCCCGGCCCCCGAGTCCCCGGCCGTCCGCGCCGTCCGCGAGCGCGTCGCCGCGCTGCACGCCGAACTCGTCCGCTACCAGCTCGTCGTCTGGACGGGCGGGAACATCTCGGGCCGGGTGCCGGGGGAGGACCTGTTCGTCATCAAGCCGAGCGGCGTCGACTACGACGATCTCGCGCCGGAGAACATGATCCTCTGCACCCTCGACGGCGAGGTGGTCCCGGGTTCGCTCGGCTCCGAGCGGTCGCCGTCGTCCGACACCGCCGCCCACGCCTTCGTGTACCGCGCGATGCCCGAGGTCGGCGGCGTCGTGCACACGCACTCCACGTACGCGACCGCCTGGGCGGCGCGCGCCGAGCCCATTCCGTGCGCGATCACCGCCATGGCAGACGAGTTCGGCGGCGATATCCCGGTCGGGCCGTTCGCCATCATCGGCGACGACTCCATCGGCCGCGGGATCGTGCAGACGCTCAGCGGCCACCGGAGCCGCGCGGTCCTCATGCAGAACCACGGCGTCTTCACCATCGGCTCCGACGCGCGTGACGCCGTCAAGGCCGCCGTCATGGCGGAGGACGTCGCCCGCACCATGCACATCGCCCGCCAGGGCGGCGACATCGTCCCCATCCCGCAGGAGGCCATCGACAGCCTCTTCGACCGCTACCAGAACGTGTACGGACAGAACCCGGAAGGATCCATCCACTGA
- a CDS encoding xylulokinase, producing the protein MVPADAASPAPAASASASARDAIAAGRTALGIEFGSTRIKACLVDADDPSVVLAVGSHEWENSYVDRLWTYPLDEVWTGLQEAYAALAADAEARHGVAPTAVGALGVSAMMHGYLAFDEAGELLVPFRTWRNTNTGPAARELTDLLGVNIPLRWSIAHLHQAVLDAEPHLPRLRSVTTLAGYVHRRLTGRHVLGVGDASGMFPIDPATGDYDADLVGRYDRLAGGRIPPLRELLPEVLSAGDPAGELTAEGAALLDPSGTLRPGATLCPPEGDAGTGMVATASVAPRTGNVSAGTSIFAMVVLERPLAEVHDELDVVTTPAGDPVAMVHCNNGASELAEWAGLFGRFAAASGRPADPDAVFDTLLREALTGDDDAGGLLAYNHLAGEPIAGLTEGRPLLVRTPGSRFSLGNLMRAEVYGVFATLALGMRVLAAEGVALDRMLAHGGVFRTAGVAQRFLAGALDAPVSVAHTASEGGAWGIAVLAAYVRARAEDGHDLDTYLRERVFRDVVFEIAEPRPEDVAGFAAYLDRYDAGLAVERAAVTALPDTTASAGPTEGSEQ; encoded by the coding sequence ATGGTGCCAGCCGACGCCGCCTCCCCGGCTCCCGCAGCCAGCGCCAGCGCCAGCGCCCGGGATGCCATCGCCGCAGGCCGCACCGCGCTCGGCATCGAGTTCGGCTCGACGCGCATCAAGGCCTGCCTCGTGGATGCCGACGACCCGTCGGTCGTCCTCGCCGTCGGATCCCACGAGTGGGAGAACTCGTACGTCGACCGCCTCTGGACGTACCCGCTCGACGAAGTCTGGACCGGCCTGCAGGAGGCCTACGCCGCCCTCGCCGCCGACGCGGAGGCGCGCCACGGCGTCGCTCCGACCGCCGTCGGCGCCCTCGGCGTCTCGGCGATGATGCACGGTTACCTCGCCTTCGATGAGGCGGGCGAGCTGCTCGTACCGTTCCGCACCTGGCGCAACACGAACACCGGCCCGGCCGCGCGCGAGCTGACCGATCTGCTCGGCGTGAACATCCCGCTCCGCTGGTCCATCGCCCACTTGCACCAGGCCGTCCTCGACGCCGAGCCGCACCTCCCTCGCCTCCGTTCCGTCACCACGCTCGCCGGTTACGTGCACCGGAGGCTCACCGGCCGTCACGTGCTGGGCGTGGGGGATGCGTCCGGCATGTTCCCGATCGACCCCGCGACCGGCGACTATGACGCAGACCTCGTCGGCCGGTACGACCGGCTCGCCGGCGGCCGCATCCCGCCGCTCCGCGAGCTGCTGCCAGAGGTGCTCTCCGCCGGAGACCCCGCGGGCGAGCTGACCGCCGAGGGTGCCGCCCTCCTCGACCCGTCCGGAACGCTGCGGCCCGGAGCGACGCTCTGCCCGCCGGAGGGCGACGCGGGGACCGGGATGGTCGCGACCGCATCCGTCGCCCCGCGCACCGGCAATGTGAGCGCAGGCACCAGCATCTTCGCCATGGTCGTGCTCGAGCGTCCGCTGGCCGAGGTGCACGACGAGCTGGATGTCGTGACCACCCCGGCCGGTGACCCGGTCGCGATGGTGCACTGCAACAACGGCGCGAGCGAGCTCGCCGAATGGGCCGGGCTCTTCGGCCGCTTCGCCGCCGCCTCCGGCCGCCCCGCCGATCCCGACGCCGTGTTCGACACCCTGCTGCGGGAGGCGCTGACCGGAGACGACGACGCCGGCGGCCTGCTCGCCTACAACCACCTCGCGGGCGAGCCCATCGCCGGACTCACCGAGGGCCGTCCGCTGCTCGTCCGCACGCCGGGCAGCCGCTTCAGCCTGGGCAACCTCATGCGCGCCGAGGTCTACGGCGTGTTCGCGACCCTGGCGCTCGGGATGCGCGTCCTCGCCGCAGAGGGCGTCGCGCTCGACCGGATGCTCGCGCACGGAGGCGTGTTCCGCACCGCCGGCGTGGCCCAGCGCTTCCTGGCCGGCGCCCTGGACGCTCCCGTCTCCGTCGCGCACACCGCATCCGAGGGAGGCGCGTGGGGGATCGCCGTCCTCGCCGCCTACGTCCGGGCACGCGCCGAGGACGGCCACGACCTCGACACCTACCTGCGCGAGCGGGTGTTCCGCGACGTCGTCTTCGAGATCGCCGAGCCGCGGCCCGAGGATGTCGCCGGGTTCGCCGCCTACCTCGACCGCTACGACGCCGGTCTCGCCGTTGAGCGGGCGGCCGTCACCGCCCTGCCCGACACCACCGCTTCGGCGGGACCAACGGAAGGATCCGAACAGTGA
- a CDS encoding LacI family DNA-binding transcriptional regulator: MPEVRVNEGARAPGVREVAAAAGVSRQTVSRVLNDHPSIRPETRARVLAAMADLDFRPNRAARMLTTARSRTIGVLAASASSLFGPASSIDAVENAGRAAGYTVTVAHAASLDPADLQAAIGHLREQAVEGIVVIAPQQRVQDAMGQFSLSLPSVTLHGAGGASDEGVFVDQELGARLATRHLLAAGHRRVAHLSGPGDWTEARARRDGFLAEMAVAGADAVVSREGDWTAASGAAIGAELVADRSIQAVFASNDQMALGVLHAARVAGRSVPGDLAVVGFDDIPEAAFFAPPMTTVRQEFAELGRRCVARLVALLEGGDLAFEEPVAPVLVVRDSA; this comes from the coding sequence GTGCCGGAGGTTCGGGTGAATGAGGGGGCGCGCGCCCCGGGCGTGCGCGAGGTCGCCGCCGCCGCCGGTGTCTCGCGCCAGACCGTGTCCCGCGTGCTCAACGATCACCCGAGCATCCGGCCCGAGACCCGCGCCCGCGTGCTCGCCGCAATGGCCGATCTCGACTTCCGTCCGAACCGTGCCGCCCGCATGCTGACCACTGCGCGGTCGCGGACCATCGGGGTGTTGGCCGCCTCGGCGTCCTCGCTCTTCGGCCCCGCCTCGAGCATCGACGCCGTCGAGAACGCCGGCCGCGCCGCCGGGTACACCGTCACCGTGGCCCACGCCGCGTCGCTCGACCCGGCCGACCTGCAGGCGGCCATCGGGCACCTGCGCGAGCAGGCCGTCGAGGGCATCGTGGTGATCGCGCCGCAGCAGCGGGTTCAGGATGCGATGGGCCAGTTCTCGCTCTCCCTGCCGTCCGTGACGCTGCACGGCGCGGGCGGCGCTTCCGACGAGGGTGTCTTCGTCGATCAGGAACTCGGCGCGCGCCTCGCCACGCGTCACCTGCTGGCGGCCGGGCACCGCCGCGTCGCGCACCTGAGCGGACCGGGCGACTGGACGGAGGCCCGCGCCCGGCGCGACGGCTTCCTCGCCGAGATGGCCGTCGCGGGGGCCGATGCCGTGGTGTCCCGCGAGGGGGATTGGACCGCGGCCTCAGGCGCGGCGATCGGTGCGGAGCTCGTGGCGGACCGCTCCATCCAGGCTGTCTTCGCCTCGAACGACCAGATGGCCCTCGGCGTGCTGCATGCTGCGCGGGTCGCGGGACGTTCGGTCCCCGGCGATCTGGCCGTCGTCGGCTTCGATGACATCCCCGAGGCCGCGTTCTTCGCACCGCCGATGACCACCGTCCGGCAGGAGTTCGCCGAACTCGGCCGCCGCTGCGTCGCCCGCTTGGTCGCGCTGCTGGAGGGCGGCGACCTCGCGTTCGAGGAGCCCGTTGCTCCTGTCCTGGTCGTCCGCGACTCCGCCTGA